Proteins encoded in a region of the Puntigrus tetrazona isolate hp1 chromosome 12, ASM1883169v1, whole genome shotgun sequence genome:
- the usp42 gene encoding ubiquitin carboxyl-terminal hydrolase 42 isoform X2, with protein MTIVDKPPEKPDLESVRCKHSSSLTPFSSRDMESSSSSWSVGPSATELSRAKTACMAPTIGVTVNGSNNTALQVERPREQVVMTSEDGIALPQKVLFSPDRLCLKWNQGHRVGAGLHNLGNTCFLNSTLQCLTYTAPLANYMLTREHSKTCHEPGFCMMCTMQNHIIQVFANSGNVIKPIGVLNELKRIGKHFRFGSQEDAHEFLRYTVDAMQKSCLPGNKLDRQTQATTFVHQIFGGYLRSRVKCLNCKAVSDTFDPYLDISLEIKTAQTLSKAFEQFVKPEQLDGDNAYKCSKCKKMVTASKRFTLHRSSNVLTVSLKRFTNFNGGKITKDVRYTEYLDLRPFMSQSHGDPQIYALYAVLVHSGFSCHAGHYYCYIKASNGQWYQMNDSSVSLSDIRTVLNQQAYLLFYIRSPDAKNGSDFSQMNHTPGQSSPRPSIPVKMNGPQYTSTSFIGPQLPPHMLKNSSYINGNGSSKEYHGGSKPNRSFCGVTKLSSSLSHTSSSASASSSASLVRPMGIPDSSKRPKLTFIIGQNKPVRPTQTQSSPNCSLSSASHPQPTSSSTSVSTSGFSQVNGTHTGASFLVPYGQESSEESDQEAGTLENGSVKPYLAPKITNGNGVKDDTQSHNSSSLPQPTPKTNGSNGFSELHVHENGSGPAHKSQNGFPKANGFNHTDKIVGVPHSSSQIASQSNSSDMQFILKPGNSESSSKPPSTDGQPCFSPSRKRMNSSSDSSSQSDSQVQSASLSDASKTTDTDLHAQTASRNEPIQGHDTHAEADLSELQGNNSVGLHVADGHTSPHRLKEDFRCSEGGSKESKPSHLDKFSSGDGRSEDRNRVLERPHFSSTVKDRDRYRHYREYRERSRSRYGHSYRESRPFRERSTSRDRHHRDHWDRFSHHRREHHHSQRRPREERDRSRDRRFGTDSYRPSGHHNRDGYSSHSHRGVDGGYGRMSHTVNGSKIRPSSPHSVSPLPHYKRKRSPSADARQSSDECRAKKYKKKKRNKEKHRHSEKDQSEGNEDSSSKKHKKKKKKKKKRREDEERPHTRRDVTPRREERDSSDRNGAEKGSLHQSSESPHNVHGDHMEDQQPFNGHKANGLSGYSGSKLDHTGMEKDKYKYFDHSTTVNGTKTLSNGNGDVDGASHRTLSDGENTAHPH; from the exons atgacCATAGTTGACAAACCTCCAGAGAAACCTGACCTGGAGTCAGTGCGGTGCAAGCACTCCAGCTCCCTGACACCTTTCTCCTCCAGAGACATGGAGAGCAGTAGTTCGAGCTGGAGTGTTGGCCCTTCTGCCACTGAGCTTTCAAGGGCCAAGACTGCCTGTATGGCCCCGACCATTGGAGTGACTGTAAATGGTAGTAATAACACAGCGCTTCAAGTCGAAAGACCCAGAGAGCAAG TGGTCATGACCAGTGAGGATGGCATTGCTCTTCCTCAGAAAGTCCTGTTTTCCCCAGACCGGCTTTGCTTGAAATGGAACCAGGGCCACCGCGTTGGAGCAGGTCTCCATAACCTGGGCAACACATGTTTCTTGAACTCTACCCTGCAGTGTCTGACTTACACGGCTCCCCTTGCCAACTACATGCTGACTAGAGAGCATTCCAAAACAT GTCACGAGCCTGGGTTTTGCATGATGTGTACCATGCAAAATCACATCATCCAAGTGTTCGCCAACTCTGGAAATGTCATTAAGCCTATCGGTGTGCTTAATGAGCTAAAAC GGATTGGAAAGCATTTTAGATTTGGAAGTCAAGAAGATGCCCATGAGTTCTTGAGGTACACAGTGGATGCTATGCAAAAGTCCTGCCTGCCTGGAAATAA ATTGGACAGGCAAACTCAGGCAACCACTTTTGTACATCAGATATTTGGGGGTTATCTGAGATCTAGAG tcaAATGTCTCAATTGCAAAGCAGTCTCGGATACTTTTGACCCATACCTGGATATTTCACTGGAAATAAAG ACGGCTCAGACACTCAGTAAGGCTTTTGAGCAATTTGTCAAGCCTGAGCAACTTGATGGGGACAATGCTTATAAATGCTCCAA ATGTAAGAAAATGGTAACTGCTTCAAAGAGATTCACCCTTCATCGCAGTTCTAATGTTCTCACCGTCTCACTGAAGCGGTTTACCAACTTCAATGGAGGAAAAATTACAAAG GATGTGAGATACACAGAGTATCTTGATCTGCGCCCATTCATGTCTCAGTCTCATGGGGATCCACAAATCTATGCTCTATATGCAGTGCTGGTTCATTCTGGCTTCAGTTGCCATGCTGGACACTATTACTGTTACATTAAG GCTAGCAATGGGCAGTGGTATCAGATGAACGACTCATCAGTATCTCTCAGCGACATAAGAACAGTGCTTAATCAGCAAGCTTATTTGCTGTTCTACATCAG gtCACCTGATGCGAAAAATGGTAGTGATTTTAGCCAGATGAATCATACTCCAGGCCAGTCATCTCCTCGACCATCCATTCCAGTCAAGATGAATGGGCCTCAGTACACCTCCACATCCTTCATTGGCCCTCAGCTGCCACCCCATATGCTAAAG AACTCTTCATACATAAATGGGAATGGCTCTTCAAAGGAATACCATGGTGGCTCCAAACCCAATAGAAGTTTCTGTGGTGTGACCAAATTAAGCTCTAGCCTATCTCATACGTCCTCTTCTGCATCCGCATCCTCTTCTGCTTCACTTGTTCGGCCAATGGGCATTCCTGACTCATCCAAGAGGCCGAAGTTAACTTTTATTATTGGTCAGAACAAGCCTGTGAGACCTACTCAGACCCAGTCAAGCCCTAACTGCTCTTTATCTTCAGCCTCTCATCCTCAGCCCACATCTTCCAGCACCTCAGTGTCTACCTCAGGCTTCTCACAGGTCAATGGAACTCACACTGGAGCTTCATTCCTGGTTCCTTATGGTCAGGAATCATCTGAGGAATCCGACCAAGAGGCTGGAACCTTGGAGAATGGATCAGTTAAGCCTTATCTTGCTCCCAAGATAACCAATGGGAATGGGGTAAAGGACGACACCCAGTCCCACAATTCCAGTTCACTGCCTCAGCCTACGCCGAAGACAAATGGATCTAATGGCTTTTCAGAGTTACATGTGCATGAAAATGGATCAGGACCTGCCCACAAATCCCAGAATGGCTTTCCCAAAGCCAATGGTTTTAACCATACCGATAAG attgtgGGTGTGCCACATTCTTCATCACAGATTGCTAGTCAATCTAATAGTTCAGACATGCAATTCATCTTAAAGCCTGGAAACAGTGAGTCAAG CTCCAAACCACCAAGTACTGATGGCCAGCCATGTTTCTCACCTTCAAGAAAAAGGATGAACTCTTCTTCAGACTCTTCATCTCAGTCTGATTCACAGGTGCAGTCTGCATCTTTGTCTGATGCATCAAAGACTACGGACACTGACCTTCATGCCCAGACAGCTTCAAGAAATGAGCCGATTCAGGGCCATGACACCCATGCGGAGGCTGACTTGTCAGAACTTCAGGGCAACAACAGTGTCGGCCTACATGTTGCTGATGGTCACACAAGTCCCCACAGGTTAAAAGAAGACTTCAGGTGCAGTGAAGGAGGAAGTAAAGAGTCAAAGCCATCACACTTAGACAAGTTTAGCTCTGGAGATGGACGTAGCGAAGACCGGAATAGGGTTTTAGAGCGGCCACACTTTTCTTCAACTGTGAAAGACAGGGACCGGTATAGACACTATAGGGAATACAGAGAAAGAAGTCGAAGCCGCTATGGTCATAGCTATCGAGAGAGTCGTCCCTTTAGAGAGCGTTCCACCAGTAGAGACCGGCATCACAGAGATCACTGGGACAGATTCTCACATCACCGTAGAGAGCACCACCATTCCCAAAGAAGACCCAGAGAGGAACGCGACCGGAGTAGAGATAGGAGATTTGGGACTGACTCTTATCGTCCTTCTGGACACCATAACCGGGATGGATATTCTAGTCACAGCCATCGTGGGGTGGATGGTGGCTATGGAAGGATGTCCCATACAGTGAATGGGTCAAAAATAAGACCCTCTTCTCCACATTCTGTTAGCCCACTGCCACATTACAAGCGGAAACGCAGTCCATCGGCTGATGCAAGACAAAGCTCTGATGAGTGCAGagcaaagaaatacaaaaagaaaaagagaaacaaagaaaagcacAG GCACTCAGAGAAGGATCAGTCCGAGGGCAATGAGGATAGCAGCTccaagaaacacaaaaagaagaagaaaaagaaaaagaagaggaggGAGGATGAGGAGAGGCCTCATACCAGGAGAGACGTCACTCCGAGGCGGGAAGAGCGTGATTCCAGTGATAGAAATGGTGCAGAGAAAGGAAGTCTGCACCAAAGCTCTGAGTCTCCTCACAATGTTCACGGAGACCATATGGAGGACCAGCAACCGTTCAATGGACACAAAG ctaaCGGCCTAAGCGGTTACAGTGGAAGTAAACTTGATCATACTGGGATGGAAAaagacaaatacaaatattttgatcACTCTACCACTGTCAACGGCACAAAGACGCTCTCGAATGGAAATGGAGATGTGGACGGTGCAAGTCACAGGACCCTTTCAGATGGTGAA AACACCGCACATCCTCACTAA
- the usp42 gene encoding ubiquitin carboxyl-terminal hydrolase 42 isoform X1, with translation MTIVDKPPEKPDLESVRCKHSSSLTPFSSRDMESSSSSWSVGPSATELSRAKTACMAPTIGVTVNGSNNTALQVERPREQVVMTSEDGIALPQKVLFSPDRLCLKWNQGHRVGAGLHNLGNTCFLNSTLQCLTYTAPLANYMLTREHSKTCHEPGFCMMCTMQNHIIQVFANSGNVIKPIGVLNELKRIGKHFRFGSQEDAHEFLRYTVDAMQKSCLPGNKLDRQTQATTFVHQIFGGYLRSRVKCLNCKAVSDTFDPYLDISLEIKTAQTLSKAFEQFVKPEQLDGDNAYKCSKCKKMVTASKRFTLHRSSNVLTVSLKRFTNFNGGKITKDVRYTEYLDLRPFMSQSHGDPQIYALYAVLVHSGFSCHAGHYYCYIKASNGQWYQMNDSSVSLSDIRTVLNQQAYLLFYIRSPDAKNGSDFSQMNHTPGQSSPRPSIPVKMNGPQYTSTSFIGPQLPPHMLKNSSYINGNGSSKEYHGGSKPNRSFCGVTKLSSSLSHTSSSASASSSASLVRPMGIPDSSKRPKLTFIIGQNKPVRPTQTQSSPNCSLSSASHPQPTSSSTSVSTSGFSQVNGTHTGASFLVPYGQESSEESDQEAGTLENGSVKPYLAPKITNGNGVKDDTQSHNSSSLPQPTPKTNGSNGFSELHVHENGSGPAHKSQNGFPKANGFNHTDKIVGVPHSSSQIASQSNSSDMQFILKPGNSESSSSKPPSTDGQPCFSPSRKRMNSSSDSSSQSDSQVQSASLSDASKTTDTDLHAQTASRNEPIQGHDTHAEADLSELQGNNSVGLHVADGHTSPHRLKEDFRCSEGGSKESKPSHLDKFSSGDGRSEDRNRVLERPHFSSTVKDRDRYRHYREYRERSRSRYGHSYRESRPFRERSTSRDRHHRDHWDRFSHHRREHHHSQRRPREERDRSRDRRFGTDSYRPSGHHNRDGYSSHSHRGVDGGYGRMSHTVNGSKIRPSSPHSVSPLPHYKRKRSPSADARQSSDECRAKKYKKKKRNKEKHRHSEKDQSEGNEDSSSKKHKKKKKKKKKRREDEERPHTRRDVTPRREERDSSDRNGAEKGSLHQSSESPHNVHGDHMEDQQPFNGHKANGLSGYSGSKLDHTGMEKDKYKYFDHSTTVNGTKTLSNGNGDVDGASHRTLSDGENTAHPH, from the exons atgacCATAGTTGACAAACCTCCAGAGAAACCTGACCTGGAGTCAGTGCGGTGCAAGCACTCCAGCTCCCTGACACCTTTCTCCTCCAGAGACATGGAGAGCAGTAGTTCGAGCTGGAGTGTTGGCCCTTCTGCCACTGAGCTTTCAAGGGCCAAGACTGCCTGTATGGCCCCGACCATTGGAGTGACTGTAAATGGTAGTAATAACACAGCGCTTCAAGTCGAAAGACCCAGAGAGCAAG TGGTCATGACCAGTGAGGATGGCATTGCTCTTCCTCAGAAAGTCCTGTTTTCCCCAGACCGGCTTTGCTTGAAATGGAACCAGGGCCACCGCGTTGGAGCAGGTCTCCATAACCTGGGCAACACATGTTTCTTGAACTCTACCCTGCAGTGTCTGACTTACACGGCTCCCCTTGCCAACTACATGCTGACTAGAGAGCATTCCAAAACAT GTCACGAGCCTGGGTTTTGCATGATGTGTACCATGCAAAATCACATCATCCAAGTGTTCGCCAACTCTGGAAATGTCATTAAGCCTATCGGTGTGCTTAATGAGCTAAAAC GGATTGGAAAGCATTTTAGATTTGGAAGTCAAGAAGATGCCCATGAGTTCTTGAGGTACACAGTGGATGCTATGCAAAAGTCCTGCCTGCCTGGAAATAA ATTGGACAGGCAAACTCAGGCAACCACTTTTGTACATCAGATATTTGGGGGTTATCTGAGATCTAGAG tcaAATGTCTCAATTGCAAAGCAGTCTCGGATACTTTTGACCCATACCTGGATATTTCACTGGAAATAAAG ACGGCTCAGACACTCAGTAAGGCTTTTGAGCAATTTGTCAAGCCTGAGCAACTTGATGGGGACAATGCTTATAAATGCTCCAA ATGTAAGAAAATGGTAACTGCTTCAAAGAGATTCACCCTTCATCGCAGTTCTAATGTTCTCACCGTCTCACTGAAGCGGTTTACCAACTTCAATGGAGGAAAAATTACAAAG GATGTGAGATACACAGAGTATCTTGATCTGCGCCCATTCATGTCTCAGTCTCATGGGGATCCACAAATCTATGCTCTATATGCAGTGCTGGTTCATTCTGGCTTCAGTTGCCATGCTGGACACTATTACTGTTACATTAAG GCTAGCAATGGGCAGTGGTATCAGATGAACGACTCATCAGTATCTCTCAGCGACATAAGAACAGTGCTTAATCAGCAAGCTTATTTGCTGTTCTACATCAG gtCACCTGATGCGAAAAATGGTAGTGATTTTAGCCAGATGAATCATACTCCAGGCCAGTCATCTCCTCGACCATCCATTCCAGTCAAGATGAATGGGCCTCAGTACACCTCCACATCCTTCATTGGCCCTCAGCTGCCACCCCATATGCTAAAG AACTCTTCATACATAAATGGGAATGGCTCTTCAAAGGAATACCATGGTGGCTCCAAACCCAATAGAAGTTTCTGTGGTGTGACCAAATTAAGCTCTAGCCTATCTCATACGTCCTCTTCTGCATCCGCATCCTCTTCTGCTTCACTTGTTCGGCCAATGGGCATTCCTGACTCATCCAAGAGGCCGAAGTTAACTTTTATTATTGGTCAGAACAAGCCTGTGAGACCTACTCAGACCCAGTCAAGCCCTAACTGCTCTTTATCTTCAGCCTCTCATCCTCAGCCCACATCTTCCAGCACCTCAGTGTCTACCTCAGGCTTCTCACAGGTCAATGGAACTCACACTGGAGCTTCATTCCTGGTTCCTTATGGTCAGGAATCATCTGAGGAATCCGACCAAGAGGCTGGAACCTTGGAGAATGGATCAGTTAAGCCTTATCTTGCTCCCAAGATAACCAATGGGAATGGGGTAAAGGACGACACCCAGTCCCACAATTCCAGTTCACTGCCTCAGCCTACGCCGAAGACAAATGGATCTAATGGCTTTTCAGAGTTACATGTGCATGAAAATGGATCAGGACCTGCCCACAAATCCCAGAATGGCTTTCCCAAAGCCAATGGTTTTAACCATACCGATAAG attgtgGGTGTGCCACATTCTTCATCACAGATTGCTAGTCAATCTAATAGTTCAGACATGCAATTCATCTTAAAGCCTGGAAACAGTGAGTCAAG CAGCTCCAAACCACCAAGTACTGATGGCCAGCCATGTTTCTCACCTTCAAGAAAAAGGATGAACTCTTCTTCAGACTCTTCATCTCAGTCTGATTCACAGGTGCAGTCTGCATCTTTGTCTGATGCATCAAAGACTACGGACACTGACCTTCATGCCCAGACAGCTTCAAGAAATGAGCCGATTCAGGGCCATGACACCCATGCGGAGGCTGACTTGTCAGAACTTCAGGGCAACAACAGTGTCGGCCTACATGTTGCTGATGGTCACACAAGTCCCCACAGGTTAAAAGAAGACTTCAGGTGCAGTGAAGGAGGAAGTAAAGAGTCAAAGCCATCACACTTAGACAAGTTTAGCTCTGGAGATGGACGTAGCGAAGACCGGAATAGGGTTTTAGAGCGGCCACACTTTTCTTCAACTGTGAAAGACAGGGACCGGTATAGACACTATAGGGAATACAGAGAAAGAAGTCGAAGCCGCTATGGTCATAGCTATCGAGAGAGTCGTCCCTTTAGAGAGCGTTCCACCAGTAGAGACCGGCATCACAGAGATCACTGGGACAGATTCTCACATCACCGTAGAGAGCACCACCATTCCCAAAGAAGACCCAGAGAGGAACGCGACCGGAGTAGAGATAGGAGATTTGGGACTGACTCTTATCGTCCTTCTGGACACCATAACCGGGATGGATATTCTAGTCACAGCCATCGTGGGGTGGATGGTGGCTATGGAAGGATGTCCCATACAGTGAATGGGTCAAAAATAAGACCCTCTTCTCCACATTCTGTTAGCCCACTGCCACATTACAAGCGGAAACGCAGTCCATCGGCTGATGCAAGACAAAGCTCTGATGAGTGCAGagcaaagaaatacaaaaagaaaaagagaaacaaagaaaagcacAG GCACTCAGAGAAGGATCAGTCCGAGGGCAATGAGGATAGCAGCTccaagaaacacaaaaagaagaagaaaaagaaaaagaagaggaggGAGGATGAGGAGAGGCCTCATACCAGGAGAGACGTCACTCCGAGGCGGGAAGAGCGTGATTCCAGTGATAGAAATGGTGCAGAGAAAGGAAGTCTGCACCAAAGCTCTGAGTCTCCTCACAATGTTCACGGAGACCATATGGAGGACCAGCAACCGTTCAATGGACACAAAG ctaaCGGCCTAAGCGGTTACAGTGGAAGTAAACTTGATCATACTGGGATGGAAAaagacaaatacaaatattttgatcACTCTACCACTGTCAACGGCACAAAGACGCTCTCGAATGGAAATGGAGATGTGGACGGTGCAAGTCACAGGACCCTTTCAGATGGTGAA AACACCGCACATCCTCACTAA
- the eif2ak1 gene encoding eukaryotic translation initiation factor 2-alpha kinase 1 isoform X2: MGSEENDIMALIAKVIAEASDSDNNCEVLLSGRQYPSIQEFASVIPNQLLLGSLLEHLCFVYEHDPTRSRMLFKVIGHRLAAMNLLSPLAISDEFSTVRLQHNRAFTELLHATSSSLFPQEHRYLSTEGQNLRTKDGLFQAQTSRYLSEFEEIATLGKGSYGKVFKVTNKLDGQEYAVKKILIKKVTRDDCMKVLREVKVLSSLQHPNIVGYHTAWMEHVQPAVKTFPAIEKPLQKDGCTQENTNSSEGSSIVFEHSKQTESKENQVALESLSVKPSTSKEETGQAVCPKNVRNPQNFVPCVFLGKPRATANKCPASKWDSSTLSEDDLSQNRLELNNNSYIDTDAPEWSETQAHGAQFHLMLYIQMQLCERSLKDWIQERNSKITEGLLTSVDTWESIDFEHGLKILKKILEGVEYIHSRGIMHRDLKPRNIFLHGPECHVKIGDFGLACRNLIMDEHEQLPSSSQAGVNTDSAHTSGVGTFVYAAPEQLEGSHYDSKSDLYSIGVIAFELFHPFGTEMERVHTLGELRQGKIPNMLSINWPLLAKYITLLTSTDPSTRPSASQLLQSDLFSTSDVVIQSLKCKINEQEQEIVQLRRQISELRISQNAIHSAEKI, from the exons ATGGGGTCAGAGGAAAATGACATTATGGCTTTAATCGCCAAAGTTATTGCAGAAG CCTCAGATTCGGACAATAACTGTGAAGTATTGCTGTCGGGAAGACAGTATCCATCAATCCAGGAATTTGCCTCTGTAATTCCCAACCAACTGCTGCTGGGATCTCTACTGGAACACTTGTGCTTTGTTTACGAGCATGATCCTACGCGTTCACGTATGCTGTTTAAGG TGATAGGTCATCGTTTAGCTGCCATGAACCTTCTGTCTCCACTGGCTATCAGTGATGAGTTTAGTACAGTTCGACTACAGCATAACCGAGCATTCACAGAGCTCCTGCATGCAACCAGCTCATCACTCTTCCCCCAG GAACATAGATACTTGAGTACAGAAGGGCAGAACCTAAG AACTAAGGATGGTCTTTTCCAAGCACAGACATCCCGTTACCTTAGTGAATTTGAAGAAATAGCAACACTGGGTAAAGGATCCTATGGCAAAGTGTTTAAG GTCACAAACAAGCTTGATGGCCAGGAATATGCAGTGAAAAAAATTCTCATCAAGAAAGTAACAAGAGATGACTGCATGAAG GTTCTCAGGGAGGTTAAAGTGCTTTCCAGCCTTCAGCATCCCAATATTGTTGGATATCACACAGCATGGATGGAGCATGTTCAGCCTGCAGTGAAAA CATTTCCAGCAATAGAGAAACCTTTACAGAAAGATGG GTGCACACAAGAAAACACTAACAGCAGCGAGGGATCATCTATTGTTTTTGAACACTCTAAACAAACAGAATCCAAAGAAAATCAGGTTGCATTAGAGAGCCTATCGGTGAAACCCTCAACTTCAAAAGAAGAGACGGGCCAAGCTGTTTGCCCAAAAAATGTCCGCAACCCACAAAACTTTGTTCCGTGTGTGTTTCTGGGAAAGCCTCGTGCTACGGCGAACAAATGCCCTGCATCTAAATGGGACAGCTCAACACTCTCAGAGGATGACCTCAGTCAAAACAGACTGGAATTGAACAATAACTCTTACATCGATACAGATGCTCCTGAATGGTCCGAAACACAGGCACATGGG GCTCAGTTCCACTTAATGCTTTATATACAAATGCAGCTATGTGAGCGATCTTTGAAAGACTGGATACAGGAAAGAAACTCAAAGATCACAGAGGGACTCTTGACGTCAGTAG ATACTTGGGAGTCCATTGACTTTGAACACGgattgaaaattttaaagaaaatacttGAAGGAGTGGAGTACATTCATTCCCGTGGTATTATGCATAGAGACCTTAAG ccTAGAAACATTTTCCTTCATGGACCAGAGTGTCATGTGAAAATCGGGGACTTTGGGTTGGCTTGCCGGAACTTAATAATGGACGAACATGAGCAGCTGCCCTCTAGCTCTCAAGCAGGTGTAAACACAG ACTCGGCTCACACTAGTGGAGTAGGAACTTTTGTTTATGCTGCCCCAGAACAACTTGAGGGATCTCACTATGATTCAAAG TCGGATCTGTACAGTATAGGAGTGATTGCGTTTGAGTTATTCCACCCATTTGGGACTGAGATGGAGCGTGTGCACACACTTGGAGAACTACGGCAAGGCAAGATTCCCAACATGCTGTCCATAAACTGGCCACTTTTAGCCAAATACATCACCTTACTGACCAGCACGGATCCTTCAACCCGACCAAGTGCATCTCAGTTACTTCAGAGTGACCTCTTCAGCACCAGTGACGTG GTTATTCAGAGTTTGAAATGCAAGATTAATGAACAAGAACAAGAAATTGTTCAGCTCAGGAGACAGATCAGTGAGCTACGGATCTCTCAAAATGCAATACACAGTGCAGAAaagatataa
- the eif2ak1 gene encoding eukaryotic translation initiation factor 2-alpha kinase 1 isoform X1 yields MAEESSSSSVVSTVNSRSFHMRQGLSTQDGGPRGGIFSLTDTEEDVQFDTSDSDNNCEVLLSGRQYPSIQEFASVIPNQLLLGSLLEHLCFVYEHDPTRSRMLFKVIGHRLAAMNLLSPLAISDEFSTVRLQHNRAFTELLHATSSSLFPQEHRYLSTEGQNLRTKDGLFQAQTSRYLSEFEEIATLGKGSYGKVFKVTNKLDGQEYAVKKILIKKVTRDDCMKVLREVKVLSSLQHPNIVGYHTAWMEHVQPAVKTFPAIEKPLQKDGCTQENTNSSEGSSIVFEHSKQTESKENQVALESLSVKPSTSKEETGQAVCPKNVRNPQNFVPCVFLGKPRATANKCPASKWDSSTLSEDDLSQNRLELNNNSYIDTDAPEWSETQAHGAQFHLMLYIQMQLCERSLKDWIQERNSKITEGLLTSVDTWESIDFEHGLKILKKILEGVEYIHSRGIMHRDLKPRNIFLHGPECHVKIGDFGLACRNLIMDEHEQLPSSSQAGVNTDSAHTSGVGTFVYAAPEQLEGSHYDSKSDLYSIGVIAFELFHPFGTEMERVHTLGELRQGKIPNMLSINWPLLAKYITLLTSTDPSTRPSASQLLQSDLFSTSDVVIQSLKCKINEQEQEIVQLRRQISELRISQNAIHSAEKI; encoded by the exons ATGGCAGAAGAAAGTTCGAGTAGCAGTGTAGTTTCTACTGTTAACAGCCGTAGCTTTCATATGCGACAGGGCCTTTCCACTCAAGACGGAGGACCAAGAGGTGGGATATTCAGTCTGACAGATACGGAGGAGGACGTCCAGTTTGATA CCTCAGATTCGGACAATAACTGTGAAGTATTGCTGTCGGGAAGACAGTATCCATCAATCCAGGAATTTGCCTCTGTAATTCCCAACCAACTGCTGCTGGGATCTCTACTGGAACACTTGTGCTTTGTTTACGAGCATGATCCTACGCGTTCACGTATGCTGTTTAAGG TGATAGGTCATCGTTTAGCTGCCATGAACCTTCTGTCTCCACTGGCTATCAGTGATGAGTTTAGTACAGTTCGACTACAGCATAACCGAGCATTCACAGAGCTCCTGCATGCAACCAGCTCATCACTCTTCCCCCAG GAACATAGATACTTGAGTACAGAAGGGCAGAACCTAAG AACTAAGGATGGTCTTTTCCAAGCACAGACATCCCGTTACCTTAGTGAATTTGAAGAAATAGCAACACTGGGTAAAGGATCCTATGGCAAAGTGTTTAAG GTCACAAACAAGCTTGATGGCCAGGAATATGCAGTGAAAAAAATTCTCATCAAGAAAGTAACAAGAGATGACTGCATGAAG GTTCTCAGGGAGGTTAAAGTGCTTTCCAGCCTTCAGCATCCCAATATTGTTGGATATCACACAGCATGGATGGAGCATGTTCAGCCTGCAGTGAAAA CATTTCCAGCAATAGAGAAACCTTTACAGAAAGATGG GTGCACACAAGAAAACACTAACAGCAGCGAGGGATCATCTATTGTTTTTGAACACTCTAAACAAACAGAATCCAAAGAAAATCAGGTTGCATTAGAGAGCCTATCGGTGAAACCCTCAACTTCAAAAGAAGAGACGGGCCAAGCTGTTTGCCCAAAAAATGTCCGCAACCCACAAAACTTTGTTCCGTGTGTGTTTCTGGGAAAGCCTCGTGCTACGGCGAACAAATGCCCTGCATCTAAATGGGACAGCTCAACACTCTCAGAGGATGACCTCAGTCAAAACAGACTGGAATTGAACAATAACTCTTACATCGATACAGATGCTCCTGAATGGTCCGAAACACAGGCACATGGG GCTCAGTTCCACTTAATGCTTTATATACAAATGCAGCTATGTGAGCGATCTTTGAAAGACTGGATACAGGAAAGAAACTCAAAGATCACAGAGGGACTCTTGACGTCAGTAG ATACTTGGGAGTCCATTGACTTTGAACACGgattgaaaattttaaagaaaatacttGAAGGAGTGGAGTACATTCATTCCCGTGGTATTATGCATAGAGACCTTAAG ccTAGAAACATTTTCCTTCATGGACCAGAGTGTCATGTGAAAATCGGGGACTTTGGGTTGGCTTGCCGGAACTTAATAATGGACGAACATGAGCAGCTGCCCTCTAGCTCTCAAGCAGGTGTAAACACAG ACTCGGCTCACACTAGTGGAGTAGGAACTTTTGTTTATGCTGCCCCAGAACAACTTGAGGGATCTCACTATGATTCAAAG TCGGATCTGTACAGTATAGGAGTGATTGCGTTTGAGTTATTCCACCCATTTGGGACTGAGATGGAGCGTGTGCACACACTTGGAGAACTACGGCAAGGCAAGATTCCCAACATGCTGTCCATAAACTGGCCACTTTTAGCCAAATACATCACCTTACTGACCAGCACGGATCCTTCAACCCGACCAAGTGCATCTCAGTTACTTCAGAGTGACCTCTTCAGCACCAGTGACGTG GTTATTCAGAGTTTGAAATGCAAGATTAATGAACAAGAACAAGAAATTGTTCAGCTCAGGAGACAGATCAGTGAGCTACGGATCTCTCAAAATGCAATACACAGTGCAGAAaagatataa